From one Dermacentor variabilis isolate Ectoservices chromosome 3, ASM5094787v1, whole genome shotgun sequence genomic stretch:
- the LOC142574511 gene encoding uncharacterized protein LOC142574511, with translation MQEPAREEKGHELQRRSAEASALSQCGLSQPFAPGSSKAGGPGHSVMDTSTTRQASRKKSRGFGVLFWRENQQPHNTPNTKETEGTSTSTTEGKARPAWYRRVSVFAGKLIGRRFSSAPSKLAQNARDAPTHHGVGPVASAEEQSSIAGGNGLAEGTVSESPSRLPHGHGSENFGNAESDFFCHSTPPLAPAAKDDGSSVATATVDAASLSDLPFQSSMSATLTETPTPLIPVEESSELEVAPANKGHASNSSTMTFDTRSSDQRPVTTKLVKVTSSRVCTSSPREPELSSQTHTAAAVTDTETLVTSSIEEFRPGIQAKPASSAAAYLTPAITDTRTSDSKPVPPEPDRVGGPNLERNAEGLTSDQVTTVEEKPHSYVGKDAHGQVCDNFGQRIVEGNCLRPAPGLSEVAPAKKAGKDDKRGKNGRQKTHSGKDKITGNKKGKRSAKRSADSTKSKLSWGDSTRSKCGTPVSDQPSEAFKDYPNEKTEVGHVTDDFKAAPLSALEGDRHQETIAFEAIPFLKEGLQSSAAMSHPAVLPNAGQLTGAEGAHDTRRTSADDEQAKKTSSSGQQLSSEPKVNAMAAASESEREREQDDGANVKEPSKKSRSSKASTKRARRSSYRNKAGKDRANRETKMATKLGSGQVVCPESVANGKDVQPAPNPVDALNTSVTSFVPATQTGLLAASGFASEVPTDDVVTPVEPTQASTATDFRAPTPRFISGNSRARFKFEEKRKQSVVSFEAGVKEPQTNDKVPFVKRESTALAHLEELAPRLAHGRRSLSTILKTSATSTRFAQRPSSVDFGPGKYALISPLHTPSGSRGPSAPSKLYVGSMSSCGESSGWHRGRRPTAPRSAMGSRSHLSYETLYTRSGVSARQSMTASHIGSQFGTATMKKTRRRVHGRMDVHSAFILGPSLMSVLGNICSFHAGGNKQALRGVSLASRVSQRSISGVTWAMVTLPGVLLALVTCSAVIWLVYVRPHDPEPYSSENLAVKRAAREKRAYRQRQQRGVQFACAAYMAVFVVTYVPSYLLNIDHRVALLSALTSMMLATSLVTSCLEAAFDFVRQIWQVVPWSILLFIGATQVSSKLLQSPGYNFDAPKV, from the exons ATGCAGGAGCCCGCCCGCGAGGAAAAGGGGCACGAGCTGCAGCGGCGGAGTGCCGAGGCATCGGCGTTGTCTCAGTGCGGCCTCTCTCAGCCATTCGCGCCAGGGAGCAGCAAAGCGGGCGGGCCCGGGCACTCCGTCATGGACACAAGCACGACGAGGCAAGCGTCGCGAAAGAAAAGCCGCGGTTTCGGCGTCTTATTCTGGCGCGAAAACCAGCAACCTCATAACACCCCGAACACCAAGGAAACCGAAGGAACGAGTACTTCAACCACGGAGGGCAAGGCGCGTCCCGCATGGTACCGAAGGGTGAGCGTCTTCGCCGGCAAGCTCATCGGTAGGCGCTTCTCTTCAGCGCCGTCCAAGTTGGCCCAAAACGCGAGGGACGCGCCCACGCATCACGGCGTGGGACCTGTCGCGAGTGCCGAGGAACAGAGCTCAATCGCGGGGGGCAACGGGCTCGCCGAGGGCACTGTTTCAGAGTCGCCCAGCAGGCTCCCGCACGGACACGGCAGCGAGAACTTCGGGAATGCGGAAAGTGATTTCTTTTGTCATTCGACACCGCCGCTAGCTCCAGCCGCCAAAGACGATGGCTCGAGTGTCGCCACTGCCACTGTGGATGCAGCGTCGCTGTCCGATCTGCCGTTTCAGAGCAGTATGTCGGCCACATTGACTGAGACGCCCACTCCGCTGATTCCGGTAGAGGAGTCGTCTGAACTCGAGGTTGCTCCAGCGAATAAAGGACATGCTTCTAACTCGAGCACGATGACTTTCGACACTCGCTCTTCAGATCAAAGACCCGTTACGACCAAGCTTGTGAAGGTCACGTCGAGTAGGGTTTGCACTTCGAGTCCTCGCGAGCCCGAACTCTCATCTCAGACCCACACCGCTGCCGCTGTTACGGACACTGAGACGCTCGTCACTTCATCTATAGAGGAGTTTCGGCCTGGAATTCAAGCAAAGCctgcttcttctgctgctgcttaccTGACCCCAGCGATCACCGACACTCGCACGTCCGACAGCAAGCCGGTTCCGCCCGAGCCTGACCGTGTCGGCGGTCCTAACCTTGAACGCAACGCCGAAGGACTAACTTCTGATCAGGTGACCACCGTCGAGGAAAAACCACACAGTTACGTCGGGAAGGACGCTCATGGTCAAGTCTGCGATAATTTCGGTCAGCGGATCGTCGAAGGCAATTGCTTAAGGCCTGCTCCGGGGCTTAGCGAGGTTGCACCGGCTAAGAAGGCAGGTAAAGATGACAAACGTGGCAAGAACGGGCGTCAAAAGACGCACTCGGGGAAGGACAAGATCACAggcaacaaaaaaggaaagcgaTCTGCTAAGAGGAGCGCGGATAGCACTAAGTCGAAGTTGTCCTGGGGAGACTCGACGCGTTCTAAATGTGGCACGCCTGTCAGCGATCAGCCGTCAGAAGCATTTAAGGACTATCCAAACGAGAAGACCGAGGTAGGGCACGTGACAGACGACTTCAAGGCGGCTCCCCTTTCCGCGTTAGAAGGAGATCGACATCAGGAGACCATAGCGTTCGAAGCTATTCCGTTCCTAAAAGAAGGCCTACAGAGCAGCGCCGCAATGAGTCACCCGGCTGTTCTTCCTAATGCGGGGCAACTGACTGGCGCCGAAGGAGCCCACGATACGCGTCGTACTTCTGCAGACGACGAGCAGGCGAAGAAAACGTCATCGTCTGGGCAACAGCTATCAAGCGAGCCGAAGGTGAATGCGATGGCAGCGGCGTCGGAATCCGAGCGggagcgcgaacaagacgacggcGCGAATGTGAAGGAGCCCTCCAAGAAATCCCGTTCGTCGAAGGCGTCCACTAAACGCGCTCGCCGTAGCTCCTACCGTAATAAGGCAGGCAAAGACCGCGCAAACAGGGAAACCAAGATGGCGACGAAGCTCGGGTCCGGCCAGGTGGTTTGCCCGGAGAGTGTGGCGAACGGAAAAGACGTGCAGCCTGCCCCGAACCCCGTAGATGCTCTCAACACGTCTGTGACATCATTCGTCCCTGCGACACAAACGGGGCTCCTAGCAGCGTCCGGGTTCgcttccgaggtgccgacggatGACGTAGTAACACCGGTGGAGCCAACGCAGGCCTCCACTGCGACTGACTTTCGTGCCCCGACACCGCGCTTCATTTCCGGCAACTCTCGCGCCAGATTCAAGTTCGAGGAGAAGCGAAAGCAATCCGTCGTGTCCTTTGAAGCCGGCGTCAAGGAACCGCAAACGAACGACAAGGTGCCATTCGTGAAACGAGAG TCCACGGCCTTGGCGCACTTGGAAGAACTGGCCCCGAGACTCGCGCACGGGAGGAGGAGCTTGTCGACGATTCTCAAGACATCGGCCACATCGACACGCTTCGCCCAGCGGCCCTCCTCGGTCGACTTCGGTCCCGGAAAATACGCTCTCATCAG CCCCTTGCACACGCCGAGTGGCAGCCGTGGGCCCAGCGCGCCGTCCAAGCTCTACGTGGGAAGCATGTCGTCGTGCGGCGAGAGCAGCGGCTGGCACCGGGGCCGCCGACCCACCGCGCCGCGCAGCGCGATGGGCTCCCGCAGCCACTTGTCCTACGAGACGCTCTACACGCGAAGCGGCGTCAGTGCCCGACAGTCGATGACCG CAAGCCACATAGGGAGCCAGTTTGGCACCGCAACCATGAAGAAGACCAGAAGGCGAGTACA CGGTCGCATGGACGTGCACAGCGCCTTCATTCTGGGCCCGTCGCTGATGAGTGTGCTGGGAAACATCTGCAGCTTCCATGCGGGCGGCAACAAGCAGGCGCTGAGAGGCGTCTCTCTCGC GTCGCGCGTGTCACAGCGCTCCATCTCCGGGGTCACGTGGGCGATGGTGACGCTGCCCGGGGTGCTGCTGGCGCTGGTCACCTGCAGCGCGGTCATCTGGTTGGTCTACGTCAGGCCACA TGATCCGGAGCCGTACTCGTCGGAGAACCTGGCCGTCAAAAGAGCTGCTCGCGAGAAGCGCGCATACCGGCAGCGGCAGCAGAG AGGCGTGCAATTTGCCTGCGCTGCATACATGGCAGTATTTGTGGTGACGTACGTGCCTTCATATCTCCTCAACATCGACCACCG